A section of the Pseudanabaena mucicola str. Chao 1806 genome encodes:
- a CDS encoding IS1595 family transposase, translating into MIKFPLTELLDEQACYEWLMKILHPQGLNCPSGHALPAGQAPHDRKRSPIVKYKCRECGRVFHIFTGTDLSGSHYNCSQIVLILRGFLQGQTTQHIAEELGLDYGTLLSCRHRIQRRGFAHLITTALPDDEAEMDEMFQNAGEKGAKKDSITDPPRQRGNQRKGKGTMANDRPPIVGTVGRSSAQIRLKVCDNTQQITIQPQVESTTLPTTTVFTDESDAYNRIPASGRERQTVCHSQGEYARDDDGDGFYEVHCNTMEGIWVGLRNFLRPFRGIHKKYLYLYVAMFEWSHNLRWIDFDFLRRLLFPASTYFHT; encoded by the coding sequence ATGATCAAGTTTCCCCTAACTGAATTGCTAGATGAGCAAGCCTGCTATGAATGGCTAATGAAGATCCTCCATCCGCAGGGACTGAATTGTCCAAGTGGACACGCATTACCAGCAGGACAAGCGCCGCATGATCGTAAACGCTCACCTATTGTCAAATATAAGTGTCGGGAATGTGGCAGAGTGTTTCACATTTTTACAGGGACGGACTTGTCAGGAAGCCACTACAACTGTAGTCAGATCGTGTTGATATTGCGTGGATTTTTACAAGGGCAAACGACCCAACACATAGCAGAAGAATTAGGACTTGACTATGGAACGTTATTGAGTTGTCGGCATCGTATCCAGCGCCGAGGATTTGCTCATTTGATTACTACGGCTCTACCCGATGATGAAGCAGAGATGGACGAGATGTTTCAGAATGCAGGGGAAAAGGGCGCAAAAAAAGACTCGATTACCGACCCACCACGACAGCGAGGGAATCAACGCAAAGGCAAGGGGACAATGGCGAATGATCGTCCACCCATTGTTGGTACTGTTGGGCGGAGCAGTGCTCAGATCCGCCTGAAGGTCTGTGATAATACCCAACAAATCACGATTCAACCGCAGGTAGAGTCAACGACTTTACCGACCACCACAGTCTTTACCGATGAATCTGATGCTTACAATCGCATACCTGCTTCTGGTCGTGAGCGTCAGACCGTTTGTCACTCTCAAGGTGAGTATGCTCGTGATGATGATGGCGATGGCTTTTACGAGGTACATTGCAATACTATGGAAGGGATTTGGGTCGGCTTACGCAATTTCCTGCGTCCCTTTCGAGGTATTCACAAAAAGTATTTGTATCTCTATGTAGCCATGTTCGAGTGGTCACACAATCTACGTTGGATTGATTTTGATTTCCTGCGTCGTCTTCTTTTCCCCGCTTCCACCTATTTCCATACATGA
- a CDS encoding type IV pilus twitching motility protein PilT: MDYIIEDLMEEVVERKGSDLHISAGLPPYIRINGHLTRTDRDPLTPEECQRLIFAMLNNNQRKTLEQTWELDCSYGVKGLARFRVNVYKDRGTIAACLRALSSKIPDMDDLNLPPIVRELSEKPRGLVLVTGPTGSGKTTTLAAMIQTINKTRAEHILTVEDPIEFVYESIKSVIHQRQVGEDTKTFANALKAALREDPDVILVGEMRDLETIQLAVSAAETGHLVFGTLHTSSASQTVDRIVDVFPPEQQGQIRVQLSNSLVAVLSQTLVPRHNPQPGQFGRVMAQEIMVVTPAISNLIREGKTAQMYGFIQTGGKDSMQTLESVLANLYLEGEITFEAAISKTSRPEELLRVVGPNPAPVLRRKVVGDLRSPDMVRSRAING, from the coding sequence ATGGACTATATCATCGAAGACTTGATGGAAGAAGTGGTAGAACGCAAAGGTTCAGACCTACATATCTCCGCAGGACTTCCACCATACATTCGTATTAATGGTCATCTCACTCGCACTGATCGCGATCCCCTTACGCCCGAAGAATGTCAGCGCTTGATCTTTGCGATGTTGAATAATAACCAGCGCAAAACCCTTGAGCAAACTTGGGAATTGGACTGTTCTTATGGTGTCAAGGGATTGGCAAGGTTTCGGGTGAATGTTTACAAGGATCGGGGAACCATTGCGGCTTGCCTACGGGCGCTATCTTCTAAGATCCCTGATATGGATGATCTCAACCTGCCGCCAATTGTGCGTGAACTTAGCGAAAAGCCAAGGGGACTAGTACTGGTTACGGGACCCACAGGTTCGGGCAAGACAACTACTCTTGCAGCAATGATCCAAACGATTAACAAAACTCGCGCCGAACATATCCTTACAGTTGAAGATCCGATTGAGTTTGTATATGAGTCCATCAAGAGTGTGATTCACCAGCGTCAGGTGGGAGAAGATACGAAAACTTTTGCTAATGCGTTAAAAGCAGCTTTACGGGAAGATCCTGATGTTATCCTTGTTGGGGAAATGCGTGACTTAGAAACGATTCAGCTTGCGGTATCGGCAGCAGAAACAGGACACCTCGTATTTGGAACCTTGCATACTAGCTCTGCATCTCAGACCGTAGACCGTATTGTTGATGTGTTTCCTCCAGAGCAGCAAGGACAAATTCGAGTACAACTTTCTAACTCCCTTGTGGCGGTATTAAGTCAAACCCTTGTTCCTCGGCATAATCCTCAACCTGGACAGTTTGGACGGGTCATGGCTCAGGAAATCATGGTAGTGACACCTGCGATCTCTAACCTGATTCGTGAAGGTAAGACCGCTCAAATGTATGGCTTTATCCAAACAGGTGGTAAAGACTCCATGCAGACCCTCGAATCAGTATTAGCCAATTTATATCTGGAAGGAGAGATCACCTTTGAGGCGGCGATTTCAAAAACTTCACGTCCTGAAGAATTACTACGGGTAGTTGGTCCCAACCCTGCGCCTGTATTGAGACGTAAAGTAGTTGGCGATTTGCGATCGCCAGACATGGTGCGTTCCAGAGCAATTAACGGTTAG
- a CDS encoding type II secretion system F family protein yields the protein MAKFQANLRDSKGKSVQQTIVAESVKEARETWRQKGFVIQEIKEVKSGFSFAALTMKKVTVKDLALFSRQLATLVNAGVSMVRGLGVMVDQCSNPRLKIALTEVLDDVQQGTNFSDALRKHPNVFDKLYCAMVQAGETGGVLDDVLARLATLLEDSARLNNQIKSAMTYPIVVTSIAVIIFLAMCIFIIPIFDGVFKSLGGELPAFTQILVNISNFLKSPSVLILPITFFGLGFAYNRVYATPAGKLYFDGLFLKLPLFGDLVVKTAVARFARTFGSLSRAGVPILASLEITAETAGNVVISNAIESARNAVREGGQIAPAMEKTEVFPVMALQMVSIGEETGEIDKMLMKVADFYENEVEEAVKALTSLMEPLMIVVLGGMVGSIIVGMYLPIFSIMDKIK from the coding sequence ATGGCAAAGTTTCAAGCCAATTTAAGGGACTCTAAGGGCAAATCTGTACAGCAAACCATCGTTGCCGAATCTGTCAAAGAAGCTCGTGAGACTTGGCGACAAAAAGGTTTTGTTATTCAAGAAATCAAAGAAGTGAAGAGCGGATTTAGTTTTGCTGCTCTCACGATGAAAAAGGTGACGGTCAAGGATTTGGCTTTATTTTCACGACAATTAGCCACCTTAGTTAATGCAGGGGTATCAATGGTGCGAGGTTTGGGGGTTATGGTGGATCAGTGCTCCAATCCTCGACTGAAAATCGCACTCACTGAGGTACTTGATGATGTACAGCAAGGTACTAATTTCTCTGATGCGTTGCGGAAACATCCTAATGTTTTTGACAAACTTTATTGTGCGATGGTGCAGGCAGGGGAAACGGGTGGTGTGCTCGATGATGTTTTAGCTCGTCTAGCCACATTACTCGAAGATTCGGCACGATTAAACAACCAGATTAAGTCAGCGATGACCTATCCGATTGTAGTTACATCGATCGCGGTCATCATCTTCTTAGCGATGTGTATTTTCATCATTCCAATCTTTGATGGAGTATTCAAGAGCTTAGGTGGAGAGTTGCCTGCATTTACACAAATATTGGTCAATATCAGTAACTTTCTCAAGAGTCCCTCAGTCTTGATTTTGCCGATTACTTTCTTTGGTTTAGGTTTTGCTTACAATCGTGTGTATGCAACCCCCGCTGGTAAGCTCTATTTTGATGGTCTATTTTTAAAATTGCCTTTGTTTGGTGATCTCGTCGTCAAAACTGCGGTTGCTCGATTTGCAAGGACTTTTGGTTCACTATCGCGCGCAGGTGTGCCAATTTTGGCTTCACTGGAAATTACTGCCGAGACTGCAGGTAATGTGGTAATCTCTAATGCGATCGAGTCCGCTAGAAATGCGGTGCGAGAAGGTGGTCAAATTGCACCTGCGATGGAGAAAACGGAAGTATTTCCTGTGATGGCCTTACAAATGGTCAGCATTGGTGAAGAAACAGGGGAAATCGACAAGATGTTGATGAAGGTGGCTGACTTCTACGAAAATGAAGTGGAAGAAGCAGTCAAAGCACTGACGAGTTTAATGGAACCTTTAATGATTGTGGTATTAGGCGGTATGGTCGGTTCGATTATCGTCGGGATGTACTTACCGATCTTCTCGATTATGGACAAAATCAAATAA
- a CDS encoding pentapeptide repeat-containing protein, with amino-acid sequence MKTKFVAILVLLCGIWWATPVEAYDPVQLQQLLQTKQCGGCDLTNANLADVNLSQAHLIGASLMGANLSKANLTGANLEGADLTGAKLDHANLSNAYVTNAILDDCNLTGANFTNASLFHANLHRANVNSTIFKNAKVTGADFTGANYNLAIAE; translated from the coding sequence ATGAAAACTAAATTCGTCGCAATTCTAGTTTTACTCTGCGGGATTTGGTGGGCAACTCCTGTAGAAGCTTATGATCCTGTGCAATTACAACAATTGCTCCAGACGAAGCAATGTGGAGGCTGCGACTTAACTAATGCCAACCTTGCGGATGTCAATCTCAGTCAAGCGCATTTGATAGGCGCATCGCTAATGGGAGCAAACTTAAGCAAAGCTAATCTCACAGGTGCAAATCTTGAAGGTGCAGACCTTACAGGTGCAAAGCTCGATCATGCCAATCTCAGCAATGCGTATGTGACGAATGCCATTCTTGATGACTGTAATCTAACAGGTGCTAATTTCACAAATGCTTCGCTGTTCCATGCGAATTTACATAGAGCAAATGTGAATAGTACTATTTTTAAAAATGCCAAAGTCACTGGTGCAGATTTTACTGGTGCAAACTATAACCTTGCGATCGCCGAATAA
- a CDS encoding type II toxin-antitoxin system HicB family antitoxin, with the protein MPHYSMIIIWSEEDNCYLVHLPGFPFQQFHTHGDTYEEAAKHGQEVIDSYLEIYREQGKTLPQPKISLQLLQAA; encoded by the coding sequence ATGCCACACTACAGCATGATTATTATTTGGTCAGAAGAAGATAACTGCTATCTTGTGCATCTTCCAGGCTTCCCATTTCAGCAATTTCATACTCACGGCGATACTTATGAAGAAGCTGCTAAACATGGACAAGAGGTAATTGATAGCTATCTTGAGATTTACCGCGAACAAGGAAAAACATTACCACAACCTAAAATTTCTTTACAGCTTTTGCAAGCAGCATAG
- a CDS encoding type II toxin-antitoxin system VapC family toxin, which produces MTVVLDTSFLFALTDLTDRNHDRVLSVVKSINEPLLLPSVVLPEVCYLIASSLGHQAMRKFIANLDVNGVQIESMTAKDLERVNQILEQYADSQLDFVDAVIVAIAERLRITRVLTLDRRDFSIMRPRHCDYFEILP; this is translated from the coding sequence ATGACTGTTGTACTTGATACTAGCTTTCTGTTTGCTCTAACGGATTTAACAGATCGTAATCACGATCGCGTTTTGTCTGTAGTGAAAAGTATCAATGAGCCATTACTGCTTCCTAGTGTCGTTTTGCCTGAAGTTTGTTATTTGATTGCTTCAAGTTTAGGACATCAGGCGATGCGGAAATTTATTGCTAATTTGGATGTTAATGGCGTTCAAATAGAATCGATGACAGCAAAAGATTTGGAACGAGTTAATCAAATTTTAGAGCAGTATGCTGATAGTCAACTTGATTTTGTTGATGCGGTAATTGTGGCGATCGCTGAAAGATTAAGAATCACCCGCGTTTTAACTTTGGATCGCCGTGATTTTTCGATTATGCGACCTAGGCATTGTGATTATTTTGAGATATTGCCTTAG
- a CDS encoding serine/threonine protein kinase, protein MTDQYHVVVKQFQFAKGNSSWDGFKAIDKEIKSLQGLNHRGIPKYLDKFETGDGYCLVTEYFPADTLAVGRSFAPDQIKQIAVQLLEILVYLQERMPPVIHRDIKPENILVDDDLNVYLIDFGFAWVGSGSVAMSSVVSGTMGFMPPEQINNQTLTKSSDLYGLGVMLICLIGAVKSIDIGQYVDLDTNQLDQSKIALKLKGCSQSFINWLFKMAAPPSKRFTDAKTALNALKPLYVVRVPEVKFFKDGKEFDLEKIGLEFDSTRLGEKLTQMIRLKNSVPETILEGHWEVEPHPNDPPHTPDNHSWIHFDQQQFKGNNIECQIIVDTSKLIVKGKGGRNIRLQLNTDKEIYNFVLTVKTAPLPIERDYGSVDIMFDFLVPFIGGLLIITWLIFSLLYLNRE, encoded by the coding sequence CTGACTGATCAGTATCATGTAGTTGTCAAGCAGTTTCAGTTCGCTAAGGGAAATTCGAGTTGGGATGGATTTAAAGCGATCGATAAAGAAATTAAGAGTTTGCAAGGGCTTAATCATCGAGGTATCCCTAAATATTTAGATAAATTCGAGACAGGTGATGGCTATTGTCTTGTTACCGAATATTTCCCTGCGGACACTTTAGCTGTGGGGAGAAGTTTTGCGCCTGATCAAATTAAACAAATTGCGGTGCAACTTTTAGAAATTTTAGTGTATCTGCAAGAGCGAATGCCACCTGTTATCCATCGTGACATTAAACCAGAAAATATCCTTGTAGATGACGACTTAAATGTTTACCTGATTGATTTTGGCTTTGCGTGGGTGGGTAGCGGTAGTGTGGCGATGAGTAGCGTTGTTTCAGGCACTATGGGATTTATGCCTCCCGAACAAATAAACAATCAAACATTAACTAAGTCTTCCGATCTCTATGGTTTAGGTGTAATGCTGATCTGTTTAATAGGTGCGGTCAAGTCAATCGATATTGGGCAGTATGTTGATTTAGACACTAATCAATTAGACCAAAGTAAAATTGCTCTCAAACTCAAAGGTTGTAGTCAATCATTCATTAATTGGCTATTTAAAATGGCTGCTCCTCCAAGTAAACGTTTTACTGATGCAAAGACTGCGTTAAATGCGTTGAAGCCTTTGTATGTGGTGCGTGTACCTGAAGTCAAGTTTTTCAAAGATGGAAAAGAGTTTGATCTGGAGAAGATCGGTTTAGAATTTGATTCGACAAGGTTAGGTGAAAAGCTGACTCAGATGATTAGACTTAAAAACTCTGTCCCAGAAACTATCCTAGAAGGTCATTGGGAAGTTGAACCTCATCCAAACGATCCACCGCATACACCTGATAATCACTCTTGGATTCATTTTGATCAGCAACAGTTTAAGGGAAATAATATTGAATGTCAGATCATTGTAGATACTAGTAAATTAATAGTAAAAGGAAAGGGAGGACGGAATATAAGACTCCAATTAAATACAGATAAGGAGATTTATAATTTTGTATTAACAGTAAAAACAGCACCTTTACCTATTGAGAGAGATTATGGCAGCGTAGACATTATGTTTGATTTTTTAGTTCCTTTTATTGGTGGTCTACTAATAATAACTTGGCTTATTTTTTCTTTGCTATACCTTAACAGGGAATAG
- the miaA gene encoding tRNA (adenosine(37)-N6)-dimethylallyltransferase MiaA, whose protein sequence is MNSVGLIVILGATATGKTSLAIALAKHLNVPILSADSRQVYRYLDIGTAKPTIEERQGVPHYLIDIIEPDQTLTLADYQDQAQTLIAKFHAEGVTPILVGGSGLYIKAITAGLKIPRVPPQPHLRSQLEELGQHYCYQVLQQIDPVGAIKIHANDQVRTLRSLEVFYVTGQPLSSQQYEQPPSYPIVQIGLDCIDLNAYRKLVGDRNEQMLAQGWLDEIRDLQQRYGVDLPLLKTLGYGEMSDYLANKTDLATAKELTIIHTCQFAKRQRTWFRGSGNGDLPIHWLPTGSNWEDAIAML, encoded by the coding sequence ATGAATTCTGTTGGGTTAATTGTAATCTTAGGGGCAACGGCAACGGGGAAGACAAGTCTGGCGATCGCTCTAGCGAAACATCTCAATGTGCCAATTTTGAGTGCTGACTCGCGCCAAGTGTATCGCTATCTCGACATTGGTACAGCCAAGCCAACCATTGAGGAGCGTCAAGGGGTTCCCCATTACTTAATCGATATTATTGAACCTGACCAAACCTTGACCCTTGCCGATTATCAAGATCAAGCCCAAACTTTAATTGCCAAGTTCCATGCCGAGGGAGTTACACCCATCTTAGTTGGTGGGTCGGGGCTATATATTAAGGCAATTACCGCAGGGCTAAAAATTCCCCGTGTACCGCCGCAACCACATCTGCGATCGCAGCTTGAGGAATTAGGACAACACTATTGCTACCAAGTCCTACAACAGATCGATCCTGTAGGCGCTATAAAAATCCATGCCAACGATCAAGTCAGAACTTTGCGATCGCTAGAGGTGTTTTACGTAACGGGTCAACCTCTCTCCTCTCAGCAATACGAGCAACCACCAAGTTATCCGATTGTGCAGATTGGCTTGGATTGTATCGATCTCAATGCATATCGAAAATTAGTAGGCGATCGTAATGAGCAAATGTTGGCACAGGGTTGGCTTGATGAAATTCGTGATTTGCAACAGCGCTATGGTGTAGATCTGCCGCTTTTAAAAACCCTTGGCTATGGTGAAATGTCTGATTATTTAGCCAATAAAACTGATTTAGCAACGGCAAAAGAACTCACGATTATCCATACCTGCCAATTTGCCAAACGCCAAAGAACATGGTTTCGCGGTTCGGGTAATGGTGATTTACCAATTCATTGGTTGCCGACGGGGAGTAATTGGGAAGATGCGATCGCAATGCTATAA
- a CDS encoding GspE/PulE family protein, whose amino-acid sequence MNTSDQAPTTAASRNRTKALAKRGGRTPFESKLIQAGHATSDQFDRAVKDSQEQNVPFLNALEQILGQQLAPDVTRYYKRQQLFELRVLYGIEPIDPDVEVDKFDIPTLCALLDSNILPISSCRDCEMLPLVKTENSITLAVVAPDSYKVQNEIARLLKNITVVRRVIAREDFHRVFDNIVQFQVNKSAKAEGSISDEDLQVKDDVFGEDISQSDEGDELMVGGENSAPIISLVDKILVRALKEGCSDIHIEPQEKDLCIRLRKDGVLREYFFLSENKRLPKSIINAVISRFKIISNLNIAEKRVPQDGKLKRNFQGRRVDFRVNTCPTQNGEKVCLRILDNSNTQLGLDKLISDPESLELMQSFAQRPYGLILVTGPTGSGKTTTLYSTLAECNDPGINISTAEDPVEYNLPGLTQCQVLREKGMTFASILRAFLRQDPDVILVGETRDAETAKTAIEAALTGHLVLTTLHTNDAPSCIARLEEMGVEPFMASTAIIGVLAQRLLRRICDNCRIPYNPSQEELDRFGLPSSDLERTFYRANIVNRDAMLPGQRVCPKCNGSGYKGRAGVYEIMKMTERLQSAINKGATTEVIKEIAVQEGMKTLMAYAFDLVRQGTTTLDEVLRVVYTDKGREAEERARRGKGLECDNCDAMLTPETVECPYCTTPRTF is encoded by the coding sequence ATGAATACATCAGATCAAGCGCCAACCACAGCCGCCAGCAGAAATAGAACCAAAGCTCTTGCCAAACGAGGAGGTCGTACTCCCTTTGAGAGCAAACTCATCCAAGCAGGACATGCTACTTCCGACCAGTTCGATCGCGCCGTCAAGGATAGCCAAGAACAGAACGTTCCATTTCTCAATGCCCTAGAGCAAATTTTGGGGCAACAACTCGCCCCCGACGTTACCCGATACTATAAACGCCAGCAACTTTTTGAACTACGGGTTCTTTACGGTATCGAGCCAATTGATCCCGATGTTGAAGTTGATAAATTTGATATCCCTACCCTCTGTGCCTTACTAGATTCCAATATTTTACCCATCTCCAGTTGCCGCGACTGTGAGATGCTACCGCTAGTTAAAACTGAAAATAGCATTACCCTAGCTGTAGTTGCCCCAGACAGTTATAAAGTACAAAACGAGATTGCGCGGCTACTCAAAAATATCACTGTGGTTAGGCGAGTGATTGCCCGCGAAGATTTCCATCGTGTATTTGACAACATCGTCCAGTTTCAAGTCAACAAGAGTGCCAAGGCGGAAGGATCTATCAGTGACGAAGATCTCCAAGTTAAAGATGATGTCTTTGGCGAGGATATTTCGCAATCGGATGAGGGTGATGAACTCATGGTTGGTGGTGAAAACTCCGCCCCAATTATCAGTCTCGTTGATAAAATTCTTGTCAGAGCACTCAAGGAAGGATGTTCCGATATCCACATTGAGCCACAGGAAAAAGACCTATGCATTCGCTTGCGGAAAGATGGCGTTCTTCGTGAATACTTCTTCCTGAGCGAGAACAAGCGTTTGCCCAAGAGCATTATCAATGCAGTCATCTCCCGCTTTAAGATTATCTCTAACCTGAATATTGCGGAAAAACGGGTTCCCCAAGATGGCAAGCTCAAGCGTAATTTCCAAGGTCGCCGTGTGGACTTTCGTGTTAATACCTGTCCTACTCAAAATGGTGAGAAAGTTTGTCTACGGATTCTCGATAACTCCAATACCCAACTGGGGCTTGATAAATTAATCAGTGATCCCGAAAGTTTGGAACTAATGCAAAGCTTTGCCCAACGCCCCTATGGACTAATACTCGTTACAGGTCCTACGGGTTCAGGCAAAACCACCACTCTCTACTCAACCCTCGCAGAATGCAACGATCCTGGCATTAATATTAGTACTGCTGAAGATCCCGTTGAATATAATTTACCTGGCTTAACCCAATGCCAAGTTTTGCGCGAAAAGGGAATGACCTTTGCGAGTATTCTCCGCGCCTTTCTGCGTCAAGATCCTGATGTTATTCTTGTGGGCGAGACCCGCGACGCGGAAACAGCTAAAACAGCGATCGAAGCAGCGCTAACAGGTCACTTAGTTCTGACCACCCTCCATACCAATGATGCGCCTAGTTGTATCGCCCGTCTTGAAGAAATGGGTGTAGAGCCATTTATGGCAAGTACCGCCATCATTGGTGTACTCGCCCAGCGTTTATTGCGCCGCATCTGCGACAATTGCCGCATCCCCTATAATCCATCCCAAGAAGAACTTGATCGATTTGGTTTACCAAGTAGCGATCTCGAAAGAACCTTCTACCGAGCCAACATCGTGAACCGCGATGCTATGCTTCCTGGTCAGCGTGTATGCCCTAAATGTAACGGCTCTGGATATAAAGGTCGCGCAGGGGTCTACGAAATCATGAAGATGACTGAACGTCTGCAAAGTGCGATTAACAAGGGAGCCACTACGGAAGTCATTAAGGAGATTGCCGTACAAGAGGGGATGAAAACCCTGATGGCTTATGCTTTTGATCTTGTCAGACAAGGGACAACTACCCTTGATGAAGTCCTACGTGTGGTTTATACCGATAAAGGTAGAGAAGCCGAAGAACGTGCTCGGCGTGGTAAAGGGCTAGAGTGTGATAACTGTGATGCAATGCTCACACCTGAAACCGTCGAATGTCCGTACTGCACTACACCTAGAACTTTTTAA
- a CDS encoding D-alanyl-lipoteichoic acid biosynthesis protein DltD, translating into MEITSLDANPKSTDSSLNLPSVNTSFAISRLSKIADQTPASDVDLGRQAEAAIALPENLAGLKFSHTKQKGDCLYIYSQDPDVRCAAQILEAIAPSTQDLDSSVLFAEGIRRLKLHGKVWALGVDLPISPSAIMSAEVITDLLTSFQSDSKLAPTKLKLLLQNNCFNLLCETRTSLLQAEVALPMLNTLRHVRASEYFQSVTVSSRIIGQRKPSWSFEIDLLAISTANSHPEVPENLVTESPEFIAGQGEENLEIIHWPRLFSYLGDRLMAMGRLIGQASPQIPSLSVCVASLAIGLGVTVAIDRTLYHYSQTQEQTKLVIADSKINLQENSSDKGITSKPALNFNIALFNEKLALLDWQITNKKRSPDVLVVGSSRALRGIEPNILEKELVNKGYKDISVFNLGLDGATAKVVNLQVTQILSRPQLPRMIIWADGLRAFNSNRSDITYDEITASTGYKQLQENLKNNEINPETQSSNIATKPENHLNQVFNGIFAAIANRQEVRTSVVKGFDRNTHMLSNSEDLIAATMPSTATALDAKGFVAFDVTFDPKTYFQKFPKVPGDYDIDYRNFETTGSQFDAFTNVVDFCRRNNIKLLVVNMPLHSTYLDAIRTRYEVTFNNRMQELALSEDFTYLDISQSIQNQAELFSDPSHLNQKGAIVITQMLAKHPKIRWQSLKKS; encoded by the coding sequence ATGGAAATAACATCCTTAGATGCAAATCCAAAATCAACGGACTCAAGTTTGAATTTACCTAGTGTAAACACAAGTTTTGCTATAAGTCGATTGAGTAAAATTGCTGATCAGACTCCAGCATCAGATGTTGATTTGGGACGGCAGGCAGAAGCAGCGATCGCTTTGCCCGAAAATCTGGCAGGATTAAAGTTTTCGCATACAAAGCAAAAAGGGGATTGCTTATATATTTATAGTCAAGATCCTGACGTAAGATGTGCAGCCCAAATTTTAGAGGCGATCGCCCCAAGTACTCAGGATTTAGATAGTTCTGTTTTATTTGCCGAAGGGATTCGGCGGCTTAAGTTGCATGGTAAGGTATGGGCTTTGGGGGTGGATTTACCGATCTCACCATCGGCGATCATGTCGGCGGAAGTAATTACCGATTTGCTCACAAGCTTTCAGTCAGATAGCAAACTCGCTCCGACTAAGCTCAAGTTGCTCTTGCAAAACAATTGCTTCAATTTATTATGTGAAACCCGCACTAGTTTGTTGCAAGCTGAAGTCGCTCTGCCCATGTTAAACACCCTACGCCATGTTAGAGCTTCGGAATATTTTCAGTCGGTAACTGTATCCAGCCGCATCATTGGGCAGAGAAAGCCAAGTTGGTCTTTTGAAATTGATTTGTTAGCGATCAGTACGGCTAATTCCCATCCTGAAGTACCAGAGAATTTGGTAACAGAGTCACCTGAATTCATTGCTGGTCAAGGTGAAGAAAATCTTGAAATAATTCATTGGCCGCGATTATTCAGCTATTTAGGCGATCGCTTGATGGCAATGGGGCGCTTGATTGGACAAGCTTCACCGCAAATACCTTCCCTCAGTGTATGTGTAGCCAGTTTAGCGATCGGTCTTGGCGTAACCGTAGCGATCGATCGCACTCTTTATCATTATTCTCAGACCCAAGAGCAAACGAAATTAGTCATCGCCGATTCTAAAATTAATCTTCAAGAAAATTCTTCTGATAAAGGGATTACCAGTAAACCTGCCTTGAATTTTAATATTGCCCTATTTAATGAAAAATTGGCTTTGCTGGATTGGCAGATCACCAACAAAAAGCGATCGCCCGATGTGCTAGTCGTCGGTAGTTCCCGAGCCTTACGTGGCATCGAACCGAATATTCTCGAAAAAGAATTAGTAAATAAGGGGTACAAGGACATTAGTGTCTTTAACCTGGGGCTTGATGGCGCAACTGCTAAGGTTGTCAATTTGCAAGTCACCCAGATTCTTTCCCGCCCCCAACTTCCCCGCATGATTATTTGGGCAGATGGACTGAGAGCTTTTAATAGCAATCGTAGTGACATTACCTACGATGAGATCACTGCTTCTACGGGTTATAAGCAATTGCAGGAAAACTTAAAAAATAATGAGATTAATCCCGAGACCCAATCGTCAAATATCGCCACTAAGCCTGAAAATCATCTCAACCAAGTTTTTAATGGTATTTTTGCAGCTATTGCCAACCGTCAGGAGGTGAGAACTTCTGTTGTCAAAGGCTTTGATCGTAATACCCATATGCTGAGTAACAGTGAAGATTTAATTGCCGCAACCATGCCTAGTACAGCGACGGCTCTTGATGCCAAAGGATTTGTTGCCTTTGATGTTACCTTTGACCCCAAAACCTATTTCCAGAAATTTCCCAAAGTTCCTGGAGACTACGATATCGACTATCGTAATTTCGAGACTACAGGTTCCCAGTTTGATGCTTTTACTAATGTTGTCGATTTTTGCCGCCGCAATAATATCAAGCTTTTGGTAGTGAATATGCCCTTACATAGCACCTACCTTGATGCGATTCGCACCCGTTATGAAGTGACTTTTAATAACAGAATGCAGGAACTTGCACTGAGTGAAGACTTTACCTATCTCGATATTTCCCAATCCATCCAAAATCAAGCCGAACTTTTTTCTGATCCGAGTCATTTAAATCAAAAAGGCGCGATCGTAATCACCCAAATGCTTGCCAAACATCCCAAAATTCGTTGGCAATCCCTCAAAAAAAGCTAG